A DNA window from Pseudomonas sp. B21-056 contains the following coding sequences:
- a CDS encoding helix-turn-helix transcriptional regulator has product MTLIPTQDIAGHCLHAFTQLIPASRAAFYCVDRHLQAHDFSLQGMSGEMHRDYLDNYRQFDPLQPRNWVSSEQAVMPLELAMTRQPVRDNQRYRSFLQRHGVVDVVEVFARRDGQPQAAISLLRTAEQGPFTCQQLTQLTALQALLQLAVAHLPTHEDALSDLTPKERQIALLLRQGVSNKHLARELDVGLPTIKTHLINLFRKVGVSSRTELVSTLFL; this is encoded by the coding sequence ATGACCCTCATCCCCACCCAGGACATCGCCGGCCACTGTCTGCACGCATTCACCCAGCTGATCCCGGCCAGCCGGGCGGCCTTCTATTGCGTCGACCGGCACCTGCAAGCCCATGATTTCAGCCTGCAGGGCATGAGCGGCGAGATGCACCGCGACTACCTGGACAATTACCGCCAGTTCGACCCGCTGCAACCGCGCAACTGGGTGTCCAGCGAGCAGGCGGTGATGCCCCTGGAGCTGGCGATGACCCGACAACCGGTACGGGACAACCAGCGCTATCGCAGCTTCTTGCAGCGCCACGGCGTCGTGGATGTGGTGGAAGTCTTCGCCCGTCGGGACGGTCAACCGCAAGCCGCCATTTCGCTGCTGCGCACTGCCGAACAAGGCCCCTTCACCTGCCAGCAATTGACCCAACTCACGGCGTTGCAGGCCCTGCTGCAACTGGCCGTCGCCCACCTGCCCACCCACGAGGATGCCTTGAGCGATTTGACGCCCAAGGAACGCCAGATCGCGTTGCTGCTGCGCCAAGGTGTCAGCAACAAGCACCTGGCCCGGGAGCTGGATGTGGGCTTGCCGACCATCAAGACGCACCTGATCAACCTGTTCCGCAAGGTCGGCGTGAGCAGCCGCACCGAGTTGGTCAGCACGCTGTTTCTCTGA
- a CDS encoding molybdenum cofactor biosynthesis F family protein — protein sequence MSTSTDWITVGALADGFAPEAFILPNLADLSGKTFTLNFANGWQIEHRFEQDTLSWHAADGHSSGTAAYRATSVRPGLYLVDFLKGEGAQTLSVSLVLDTANAAFTAVIGRMPEQAQTREGLYGRALAGQPLTSVSVEFLHGSLDRPWQPGLCPHAPSSELVGLRNLYRYSPSEVYEHIYLNDRFYAWQCLKGVEQGLCDTDRCDTYKVADELYLFVWREKIIPTLGLVLIDLKQHRSDGKIFGYAGASFDEFSNFPVSSYCQVLNRTEYPDA from the coding sequence ATGAGCACATCTACAGACTGGATCACCGTCGGCGCGCTGGCCGATGGCTTTGCCCCCGAAGCCTTCATCCTGCCCAACCTGGCGGACCTGAGCGGCAAGACCTTTACCCTGAATTTCGCCAATGGCTGGCAGATCGAGCATCGATTCGAGCAGGACACGTTGTCCTGGCATGCGGCCGACGGGCACTCCAGCGGCACGGCGGCGTATCGGGCCACATCGGTGCGCCCGGGGTTGTACCTGGTGGACTTCCTAAAGGGTGAAGGCGCGCAAACCCTGTCGGTCAGCCTGGTGCTCGACACCGCCAACGCTGCGTTCACCGCCGTAATCGGCCGCATGCCCGAGCAGGCGCAAACCCGCGAAGGCCTTTACGGCCGCGCATTGGCGGGTCAGCCGCTGACCAGCGTCAGCGTCGAGTTCCTCCACGGCAGCCTTGACCGCCCTTGGCAGCCAGGCCTCTGCCCACATGCACCGAGCAGCGAACTGGTGGGCCTGCGCAACCTGTATCGCTACAGCCCGAGTGAAGTCTACGAACACATCTACCTCAACGACCGGTTCTATGCCTGGCAGTGCCTCAAGGGCGTGGAGCAAGGCCTGTGCGACACCGATCGTTGCGACACCTACAAGGTTGCCGATGAGCTGTACCTGTTCGTCTGGCGGGAAAAGATCATCCCGACCCTCGGCCTGGTGCTGATCGACCTCAAGCAGCATCGCAGCGACGGCAAGATCTTCGGCTACGCCGGTGCGTCGTTCGATGAGTTCTCCAACTTCCCGGTCAGTTCCTACTGCCAGGTCCTCAACCGCACGGAGTATCCCGATGCCTGA